From the genome of Schaalia dentiphila ATCC 17982, one region includes:
- the glpK gene encoding glycerol kinase GlpK — translation MTTEKFVLAIDQGTTSTRAIIFNHSGEIISVGQKEFTQIFPNPGWVEHNPIEIWETTRTVVAEALQKAEINRHNLAAVGITNQRETTVVWDKNTGEPVYNAIVWQDMRTSDIVKELEGDEGPDRFRQICGLGLSPYFSGSKIKWILDNVEGARERAEAGDLLFGNTDCWVLWNLTGGINGGVHCTDVTNASRTMLMDIRTLQWREDVCEIFGIPMSMLPEIKSSSEIYGYGRKNGLLVDTPIAGILGDQQAATFGQACFEKGMAKNTYGTGCFMLMNTGTEPVFSDNGLLTTVAYKIGDQPAVYALEGSIAVAGSLVQWLRDNLGMIVKSSDIGELASTVEDNGGVYFVPAFSGLFAPYWRSDARGAIVGLTRYVNKGHIARAVEESTAFQSAEVLDAMNADSGVPLKELKVDGGMTHDDLVMQFQADLCGVDVVRPKVIETTALGAAYAAGMAVGYWSGTEDVVANWQEGKRWTPSMEPAERDRTYRLWKKAVTRTLDWVDDDVK, via the coding sequence ATGACCACCGAAAAGTTCGTTCTCGCCATCGATCAGGGCACCACCTCGACCCGTGCGATCATCTTCAACCACTCCGGTGAGATTATCTCCGTCGGACAGAAGGAGTTCACCCAGATCTTCCCGAACCCGGGCTGGGTGGAGCACAACCCCATTGAAATCTGGGAGACCACCCGCACCGTCGTCGCCGAGGCTCTGCAGAAGGCGGAGATCAACCGCCACAACCTCGCGGCCGTCGGTATCACCAACCAGCGTGAGACCACCGTCGTGTGGGACAAGAACACCGGCGAGCCCGTCTACAACGCGATCGTCTGGCAGGACATGCGTACCTCCGACATCGTCAAGGAGCTCGAGGGTGACGAGGGCCCGGACCGCTTCCGCCAGATCTGTGGCCTGGGTCTGTCCCCCTACTTCTCCGGTTCCAAGATCAAGTGGATCCTCGACAACGTTGAGGGTGCTCGGGAGCGCGCCGAGGCCGGCGACCTGCTCTTCGGCAACACCGACTGCTGGGTCCTGTGGAACCTGACGGGCGGCATCAACGGCGGCGTGCACTGCACCGACGTCACCAACGCCTCGCGCACCATGCTCATGGATATCCGCACCCTTCAGTGGCGTGAGGATGTCTGCGAGATCTTCGGCATCCCCATGTCGATGCTCCCCGAGATCAAGTCCTCCTCCGAGATCTACGGCTACGGACGCAAGAACGGTCTGCTCGTCGACACCCCGATCGCCGGTATCCTCGGCGACCAGCAGGCGGCCACCTTTGGTCAGGCCTGCTTCGAGAAGGGTATGGCGAAGAATACCTACGGTACCGGTTGCTTCATGCTCATGAACACCGGCACCGAGCCCGTCTTCTCCGACAACGGCCTGCTCACCACGGTGGCCTACAAGATCGGCGACCAGCCGGCCGTCTACGCCCTTGAGGGTTCGATCGCCGTCGCCGGTTCGCTGGTCCAGTGGCTGCGTGACAACCTGGGCATGATCGTCAAGTCCTCGGACATTGGCGAGCTGGCCAGCACGGTCGAGGACAATGGTGGGGTCTACTTCGTCCCCGCCTTCTCCGGTCTGTTCGCCCCCTACTGGCGTTCGGATGCTCGCGGCGCGATCGTGGGCCTGACCCGCTACGTCAACAAGGGCCACATCGCCCGCGCTGTCGAGGAGTCGACCGCGTTCCAGAGCGCCGAGGTCCTTGATGCGATGAACGCTGACTCCGGCGTGCCGCTCAAGGAGCTCAAGGTTGACGGCGGCATGACGCACGACGACCTGGTCATGCAGTTCCAGGCCGACCTGTGCGGCGTCGACGTCGTTCGCCCGAAGGTCATCGAGACGACCGCCCTGGGTGCGGCCTACGCCGCCGGTATGGCCGTGGGCTACTGGTCGGGCACTGAGGACGTCGTGGCCAACTGGCAGGAAGGCAAGCGCTGGACGCCGTCCATGGAGCCGGCCGAGCGCGACCGTACCTACCGCCTGTGGAAGAAGGCCGTCACGCGTACGCTCGACTGGGTTGACGACGACGTGAAGTGA